One window of the Tetragenococcus koreensis genome contains the following:
- a CDS encoding NAD(P)-dependent oxidoreductase, with product MKYIGETHKKVIYHAFDFLIKNSKGMNRMKVGVIGLGNMGYPIAENILQAGHELVVYNRTASKADPLVAEGATQAMSPSEVAFRTDVVFTVLAGDQATEQVVFGEDGILNGLSKEGIHVAISTISVDCAKRLNEAHTEQGKHFISTTVLGRPDVAQSGNLHLIVAGPEEEREK from the coding sequence ATGAAATATATTGGTGAAACGCATAAAAAAGTGATATATCATGCTTTTGATTTTCTTATTAAAAATAGTAAAGGGATGAATAGAATGAAAGTTGGCGTTATTGGATTAGGGAATATGGGATACCCTATTGCAGAAAATATATTGCAAGCAGGGCATGAACTGGTGGTTTATAATCGTACAGCAAGTAAAGCAGACCCTCTTGTTGCTGAAGGTGCAACCCAAGCAATGAGTCCGTCTGAAGTTGCTTTCCGCACAGACGTCGTTTTTACGGTTTTAGCAGGGGATCAAGCAACAGAACAAGTAGTATTTGGTGAGGATGGAATCTTAAATGGTTTGTCAAAAGAGGGCATTCATGTTGCTATTAGCACGATTAGTGTGGATTGTGCCAAAAGATTAAATGAAGCCCACACCGAGCAAGGAAAACATTTTATTTCCACCACCGTTTTGGGACGACCAGATGTAGCTCAATCAGGCAACCTTCATCTAATCGTTGCTGGGCCTGAGGAAGAAAGGGAAAAATAA
- a CDS encoding AbrB/MazE/SpoVT family DNA-binding domain-containing protein, translated as MTIHERKLRKVGNSVVVTLSKDLLESIGAKESDTVYVDEDKLKEILVKKEEKDEHQKRLEMVMAKSVQKHDELYKSLVTR; from the coding sequence ATGACAATTCATGAAAGAAAATTAAGAAAAGTTGGAAATTCAGTTGTAGTTACTTTATCTAAAGACTTATTAGAAAGTATTGGAGCAAAGGAATCTGATACAGTTTATGTTGATGAAGATAAGTTAAAAGAAATTCTTGTCAAGAAAGAAGAGAAAGATGAACATCAAAAAAGATTAGAAATGGTTATGGCTAAATCTGTGCAAAAGCATGATGAGCTATACAAATCTCTGGTAACGAGATGA
- a CDS encoding VOC family protein: MASITRGIDHIGMTVPDIEEATKFFKDAFDAKISYDNKKLGDEPMKGADVEQKLGVRPGAQVIHVRMLAFDNGASIELFNYQNTEQKEPVIASDIGIQHFGFYVDDMQQAAKRFVDAGGELLSEPGGILGDAEEGSGEFVYGHLPWGTLIELISYDQDKINYPSDSEARRFTP, from the coding sequence ATGGCGAGTATTACACGCGGCATTGATCATATTGGAATGACCGTTCCTGACATTGAAGAAGCAACAAAATTTTTCAAAGATGCCTTTGACGCTAAAATTTCTTATGATAATAAAAAATTAGGTGATGAACCTATGAAAGGCGCCGATGTTGAGCAAAAATTAGGCGTTAGGCCCGGCGCACAAGTTATCCACGTTCGTATGTTAGCCTTTGACAACGGAGCTAGCATTGAGCTTTTCAACTACCAAAATACAGAACAAAAAGAACCAGTAATTGCCTCTGATATAGGGATCCAGCACTTTGGCTTTTATGTCGATGATATGCAACAAGCAGCTAAAAGATTTGTTGACGCAGGTGGAGAATTATTGTCAGAGCCTGGCGGCATATTAGGAGACGCAGAAGAAGGCAGCGGAGAATTTGTTTACGGTCATCTGCCTTGGGGAACCTTAATCGAACTTATAAGTTATGACCAAGACAAAATCAATTATCCAAGCGATAGCGAAGCTAGAAGATTTACACCATAA
- a CDS encoding NADPH-dependent FMN reductase, which yields MTKIAVLVGSLRKESYSRKVAKNVMGLFPEGYDPEIISIRDLPLYDQDLDDENTPPKEWTTFREKVKQCDAVLFVTPEYNRSVPGVLKNAIDVGSRPMADSVWKKKPAGIISNSPKNLSGFGANHHLRQSLVFLDMPIVQQPEVYLANITTLLDENGKINNEGTIQFLQTFVDAFIDLIGKYK from the coding sequence ATGACAAAAATTGCAGTACTTGTAGGTTCTTTACGCAAAGAATCTTATAGCCGTAAAGTAGCAAAAAATGTAATGGGATTATTCCCAGAAGGCTATGATCCAGAAATAATTTCTATTAGAGACTTACCTTTGTATGATCAAGATTTAGATGATGAGAATACGCCGCCTAAAGAATGGACAACTTTTCGGGAAAAAGTAAAACAATGTGACGCAGTTTTATTCGTCACACCAGAATATAACCGTTCTGTTCCTGGAGTTTTGAAAAATGCCATTGATGTTGGTTCTCGCCCGATGGCAGATAGCGTATGGAAGAAAAAACCAGCAGGTATTATTAGTAACTCTCCTAAAAACCTAAGCGGGTTCGGTGCTAACCATCATTTGCGCCAATCTCTAGTATTTCTTGATATGCCAATTGTGCAACAACCAGAAGTTTATCTGGCAAATATCACAACCTTATTAGATGAAAATGGTAAAATTAATAATGAAGGAACGATTCAGTTTCTACAAACCTTTGTCGATGCCTTTATCGATTTAATTGGTAAATATAAATAA
- a CDS encoding AraC family transcriptional regulator: protein MEIIKEPQLDYLGTVANSPQWTFPLHEHCNHCELVIILNGKGRMIINDKIHYVERGDVIIYNSKTLHEEFSNAQSPIEFIYFGIRSLKIKELEDNTILPIKCNPKMNMGKYFPTIETLVSLIYKEFSDKKEGFESICSAQLSTIIHLIHRVSFRNERKNKFEPINSQLIKKYLDENYKKELQLKDIAKEFNISTYYLSHLFFESYQVSPINYINNRRIGEAKLLLLNTNKKIKEIANLLGYTDENYFSHFFKNKTGESPLNYKKNELTRRISN from the coding sequence ATGGAGATAATAAAAGAGCCCCAATTAGATTATTTAGGAACAGTAGCCAATAGCCCCCAATGGACTTTCCCATTACACGAACATTGTAATCACTGCGAATTAGTTATTATCTTAAATGGAAAAGGAAGGATGATCATTAACGACAAAATCCATTATGTAGAAAGAGGAGATGTGATCATTTACAATTCTAAAACGTTACATGAAGAATTTTCCAACGCCCAGTCTCCCATTGAATTTATTTATTTTGGTATTCGATCTTTGAAAATAAAAGAATTAGAAGACAATACCATCCTTCCGATCAAATGTAATCCAAAAATGAATATGGGAAAGTATTTTCCTACAATTGAAACACTGGTCTCTTTAATTTATAAAGAATTTTCAGATAAAAAAGAAGGTTTTGAATCGATTTGCTCCGCACAATTAAGTACAATTATCCACCTCATTCACCGTGTATCTTTTCGAAACGAAAGAAAAAATAAATTTGAACCCATTAATAGCCAATTAATTAAAAAATATTTAGATGAAAATTACAAAAAAGAATTACAATTAAAAGATATTGCTAAGGAGTTCAACATAAGCACTTATTACCTTTCTCATCTATTTTTCGAGAGTTACCAAGTTTCACCAATTAATTATATTAATAATAGACGGATAGGCGAAGCAAAACTTTTATTACTCAATACGAATAAAAAAATCAAAGAAATTGCGAACTTGCTTGGCTACACTGACGAAAATTATTTTTCTCATTTTTTTAAGAATAAAACCGGAGAATCACCACTAAACTATAAAAAGAACGAGTTAACCAGAAGGATTTCTAACTAA
- a CDS encoding aldo/keto reductase yields the protein MAYTVELGNTGLEINPIGIGTNAIGGHNLYPNLDEEQNKQLLKDAINKGFNFIDTAFYYGFGRSEELIGQVVSEMGNREDLVIATKAAHRKENGDYVLDNSPAFIREAVDVALKRLQTDYIDLFYLHYPDENTPKDEAIATLKELKEQGKIKAIGVSNFTLDQLKEANKNGGIDVFQGQYSLLHREAEDELFPYLKENGITFIPYFPLASGLLAGKYSEEDTFDDLRAGSEDFQGENFKQNLIKVDELRPIAQKHQVDVANVVLAFYLNLPVIDAIIPGAKRPEQLDSNLQTMNVNLTEADIEKINAVFN from the coding sequence ATGGCTTACACAGTAGAACTTGGCAATACAGGCTTAGAAATTAATCCGATTGGAATAGGAACAAACGCCATTGGCGGGCATAACCTTTATCCAAATCTTGATGAAGAACAAAACAAACAATTATTAAAAGATGCGATTAATAAAGGATTCAATTTTATCGATACAGCTTTTTACTATGGTTTTGGACGGTCAGAAGAACTTATTGGACAAGTGGTTAGTGAAATGGGTAACCGAGAAGATTTAGTCATCGCGACTAAAGCCGCTCATAGGAAAGAAAATGGCGATTATGTGTTAGATAATAGTCCAGCATTTATAAGAGAAGCTGTTGATGTGGCTTTAAAAAGACTGCAAACAGACTATATCGATTTATTTTATCTACATTATCCTGATGAAAACACACCTAAGGATGAAGCCATTGCGACGTTGAAAGAATTAAAAGAGCAAGGAAAAATCAAAGCGATTGGTGTTTCAAACTTTACCCTCGATCAACTCAAGGAAGCCAATAAAAATGGCGGCATCGATGTATTCCAAGGACAATATAGTCTTCTTCATCGTGAAGCTGAAGATGAACTCTTCCCTTATCTAAAAGAAAACGGCATTACTTTTATCCCTTATTTCCCACTGGCAAGTGGTTTATTAGCAGGAAAATACAGTGAAGAAGACACCTTTGATGATTTAAGAGCGGGTTCTGAAGATTTTCAAGGAGAAAATTTCAAGCAAAACTTAATCAAAGTCGACGAATTACGTCCAATTGCCCAAAAACACCAAGTCGATGTTGCCAATGTTGTTCTAGCTTTCTATTTAAACCTTCCAGTGATAGATGCAATTATCCCTGGAGCGAAACGTCCAGAACAACTGGATTCGAACCTTCAAACAATGAATGTAAACTTAACAGAAGCAGATATTGAGAAAATCAATGCTGTTTTTAATTAA
- a CDS encoding NADP-dependent oxidoreductase — protein sequence MKAYAIENYGGPEALKEMEFPKPEVRDNDVLIEIENTGISPYDTNVREGSESSGDRIDYPMPFILGWDVSGFVREVGKNVTKVQVGDPVVATQDQDRHGGYAEYIAVDQRLVFKKPETLSFEEGATLGINGITVYQGLVEEAGISQGDRIMIHGGAGGIGIVAIQLAKSKGAYVYTSASPHNHDFLYELGADEVIDYNTTDFSEVLSDLDIILDTRGGETLEKSFDVLRENGHLVALQGIDLDKAKARNVQGHLIITDLREDYFEKVVELFGNGTIKVHFDTIYPLSEVHQAHKHIDEGHGRGKLVLKNKA from the coding sequence ATGAAGGCATATGCAATTGAAAATTATGGTGGGCCAGAAGCATTGAAAGAAATGGAGTTTCCTAAACCAGAAGTCAGAGATAACGATGTATTGATCGAAATTGAAAATACAGGAATTAGTCCCTATGATACAAATGTTCGTGAAGGAAGTGAATCCAGTGGCGATCGGATTGACTATCCTATGCCCTTTATTCTTGGATGGGATGTTTCTGGATTTGTTCGCGAAGTTGGAAAAAACGTGACAAAGGTACAAGTTGGTGATCCTGTTGTAGCCACTCAAGACCAAGATCGACATGGAGGCTACGCTGAATATATTGCCGTAGACCAACGTTTAGTCTTTAAAAAGCCTGAAACGCTGTCCTTTGAAGAAGGAGCAACCTTAGGAATTAATGGTATCACTGTCTATCAAGGCTTGGTTGAAGAAGCAGGTATTTCTCAAGGTGATCGTATTATGATTCACGGCGGCGCAGGTGGTATCGGTATTGTGGCTATTCAATTGGCTAAAAGTAAAGGCGCTTATGTTTATACTTCAGCTAGCCCCCACAATCATGACTTCCTATACGAGCTAGGAGCAGACGAAGTGATCGATTATAACACCACCGATTTTTCAGAAGTTTTATCTGATCTTGATATCATTCTCGATACCCGGGGCGGGGAAACTTTAGAAAAAAGCTTTGATGTCTTAAGGGAAAATGGCCATTTAGTTGCCTTACAAGGGATCGACCTAGACAAAGCAAAAGCACGCAATGTTCAAGGTCATCTTATTATTACTGATTTGAGAGAAGATTATTTCGAAAAAGTCGTTGAACTATTCGGTAATGGAACAATTAAAGTTCATTTTGATACTATCTACCCTCTATCCGAAGTTCATCAAGCGCACAAACATATTGATGAAGGTCATGGACGCGGAAAACTTGTGCTGAAAAACAAAGCTTAA
- a CDS encoding helix-turn-helix domain-containing protein, with protein MRESLKESLKELTALTSGESNEIEVRSYNLTESPSYTGKEMKDVRSKIGVSRAGFADILGVSTRTIEKWEINGAEPNGSARRLIQLLDNNPEDILEEIKQVSSL; from the coding sequence ATGCGTGAATCTCTAAAAGAATCGCTTAAAGAATTAACTGCTCTAACAAGCGGGGAATCTAATGAAATTGAGGTTAGAAGTTACAATTTGACAGAGTCTCCTTCTTACACTGGAAAAGAAATGAAAGACGTTCGTAGTAAAATTGGCGTTTCAAGAGCAGGTTTTGCTGATATTTTAGGCGTTTCTACTCGCACGATTGAAAAGTGGGAAATTAATGGAGCAGAACCTAATGGGAGTGCTAGAAGATTAATTCAATTACTTGATAATAACCCAGAGGATATACTTGAAGAAATTAAGCAGGTTAGTTCTCTTTAA
- the arsC gene encoding arsenate reductase (thioredoxin): protein MSKKMVYFLCTGNSCRSQMAEGWGKKYLGNNWKVKSAGIEAHGLNPNAVKAMQEVNIDISNQTSDIIDPEALNNADFVVTLCGDAADKCPMTPPQVKRNHWGFDDTVKAQGSEEEKWAVFQNVRDQIGERIKRFAETGK from the coding sequence ATGTCTAAAAAAATGGTTTATTTTTTATGTACTGGAAATTCTTGCAGAAGTCAGATGGCTGAAGGTTGGGGAAAGAAATATCTTGGAAATAATTGGAAAGTGAAAAGTGCAGGTATTGAAGCGCATGGTTTAAATCCAAACGCAGTAAAGGCAATGCAAGAGGTCAATATTGATATTTCTAACCAGACATCTGATATTATTGATCCAGAAGCTTTAAACAACGCGGACTTTGTGGTGACTTTATGTGGGGACGCTGCGGACAAATGTCCAATGACACCTCCCCAAGTAAAACGTAACCATTGGGGTTTTGACGATACAGTGAAAGCTCAAGGGAGCGAAGAAGAAAAATGGGCTGTATTCCAAAATGTTCGTGACCAAATAGGAGAAAGAATTAAACGTTTTGCAGAAACAGGAAAATAA
- a CDS encoding TrkH family potassium uptake protein yields MQKIQRFHLTIFQIISLGFASLILIGTGMLMLPISSKSGEFTSFIDSLFTATSATCVTGLTTLTTSEHWTFFGQAVILLLIEIGGLGFMSIPVMFFVLSKRKISLSIRMVLREALNSEEMSGEVHSLLRLLKIALSIQGIGIILLALRFVPLMGWQKGLWYSLFHAISSFCNAGFDLFGNSLVSFQRDPWILMVISILIIAGGLGFFVWSSLLSTAQRKFHLNLHSQIALLVTISLLVLGTLGFFITEYHNPVLFVEGDPVKRFCNTFFMAVTPRTAGFFSVDYALMTHAGLMLTMILMFIGGTSGSTAGGLKTTTLGVLLIRMHSTFKGRSQAEFRGRMIKEGTVMRAFSLFFLFLTLIILSTIILSVTETIPDVNGLGLEYIVFEVISAIGTVGLTMGLTPDLTDIGKIIIVLLMFIGRVGVMTFFFSLVVRANKKEAKFRYPEETVMIG; encoded by the coding sequence ATGCAAAAAATTCAACGATTTCATTTAACCATTTTTCAAATAATATCACTTGGGTTTGCTAGCTTAATTTTGATAGGAACGGGTATGTTAATGCTTCCTATTTCGTCTAAAAGTGGTGAATTTACTTCGTTTATAGACTCGCTTTTTACGGCTACATCGGCTACTTGTGTGACTGGCTTAACTACGCTTACAACGAGTGAACATTGGACTTTTTTTGGACAGGCGGTTATTTTGTTACTCATTGAAATCGGCGGCTTAGGCTTCATGTCAATTCCAGTGATGTTCTTTGTTCTTTCTAAAAGGAAGATTAGTTTAAGTATCCGCATGGTCCTGCGAGAAGCGTTAAATTCCGAAGAAATGTCTGGAGAAGTCCATTCGCTGCTACGCTTATTAAAAATTGCGCTTAGCATACAGGGGATAGGAATTATTCTATTAGCACTGCGTTTTGTTCCTCTGATGGGCTGGCAGAAGGGACTATGGTATAGTCTTTTTCACGCTATTTCAAGTTTCTGTAATGCAGGGTTTGATTTATTTGGAAATAGTTTGGTTTCTTTTCAAAGGGATCCATGGATTTTAATGGTGATAAGTATTTTAATTATCGCAGGGGGACTTGGCTTTTTTGTTTGGAGTAGCTTATTGTCCACAGCTCAACGAAAGTTCCACCTGAATCTGCACAGTCAAATCGCTCTTTTAGTGACTATTAGTTTATTAGTCTTAGGAACTTTGGGTTTTTTCATTACAGAATATCATAATCCTGTTCTCTTTGTTGAAGGGGATCCGGTAAAACGATTCTGTAATACTTTTTTTATGGCTGTTACGCCACGCACCGCTGGTTTTTTCTCTGTTGATTATGCTTTGATGACTCATGCGGGATTGATGTTAACTATGATTTTGATGTTTATTGGAGGAACCTCTGGATCGACGGCTGGTGGTTTAAAGACGACAACACTTGGCGTATTACTAATTCGAATGCACAGTACATTTAAAGGCCGAAGCCAGGCAGAGTTTCGCGGGCGTATGATTAAAGAAGGGACTGTTATGCGCGCGTTTAGTTTATTCTTTCTATTTTTAACACTTATTATTTTAAGCACAATTATTCTTTCTGTCACAGAAACAATTCCTGATGTGAATGGTTTGGGGTTAGAATATATTGTATTTGAAGTAATTTCAGCAATTGGAACAGTAGGACTCACTATGGGTCTGACACCGGATTTAACAGATATTGGGAAAATAATCATTGTATTGTTAATGTTTATAGGTAGGGTAGGAGTGATGACCTTTTTCTTCTCCCTTGTTGTACGTGCAAATAAAAAAGAAGCAAAATTTAGATATCCAGAAGAAACGGTCATGATTGGCTAG
- the arsB gene encoding ACR3 family arsenite efflux transporter — protein MKDDVVQEATSQETGGMGLWERYLSLWVALAMIAGVLLSQLLPAIPEFLNQFEYYNVSIPTAILIWLMIFPMMLKIDFSSLLHAGKKPKGLMLTTTINWLVKPFTMFAISAFFFLVVFRPFLSPELGREYIAGAVLLGAAPCTAMVFVWSGLTKGDPAYTLLQVSVNDVIVLFLYAPIVALLLGVGNVSVPMGTLFLSIGVFIVIPLVLGIIVRKYVVKNKGKNYFENTFVNKFDGTTRVGLLLTLVIIFSFQGNQIINNPFHILLIAIPLIIQNIAVFFLGYGGAKACKLPFSIAAPAAMVGTSNFFELAVAVSISLFGLNSGATLATVVGVLIEVPTMLLLVKFSNKTKHWFDGYEY, from the coding sequence ATGAAAGATGATGTAGTACAAGAAGCAACTTCACAAGAAACTGGCGGTATGGGGCTATGGGAGCGTTACTTATCGCTTTGGGTGGCGCTTGCCATGATTGCTGGTGTTTTATTAAGTCAACTTTTACCAGCAATTCCAGAATTTTTAAATCAATTTGAATATTATAATGTATCGATACCTACAGCAATTCTGATTTGGCTAATGATTTTTCCGATGATGTTAAAAATAGATTTTAGCAGCCTTTTACACGCAGGGAAAAAACCTAAAGGACTTATGCTAACAACCACAATTAACTGGTTAGTTAAACCATTTACCATGTTTGCCATTTCAGCTTTTTTCTTTTTAGTTGTGTTCAGACCGTTTTTGAGTCCCGAGCTAGGTAGAGAGTATATCGCTGGAGCTGTTCTTTTAGGTGCAGCACCTTGTACAGCAATGGTATTTGTATGGAGTGGTTTAACAAAGGGAGACCCAGCTTATACGTTATTACAAGTTTCTGTGAATGATGTTATTGTTCTCTTTTTGTATGCGCCTATCGTTGCACTTTTATTAGGAGTGGGAAATGTTTCCGTACCAATGGGAACTCTTTTTCTTTCAATAGGTGTATTTATCGTAATTCCTCTTGTGTTAGGAATCATTGTTAGAAAGTACGTGGTAAAAAATAAAGGAAAAAACTATTTTGAAAACACGTTTGTAAATAAGTTTGACGGAACGACTAGAGTAGGTTTGCTGTTAACATTAGTCATCATTTTTTCTTTTCAAGGAAACCAAATTATAAACAATCCATTCCATATTCTATTGATCGCTATTCCGTTAATTATTCAAAATATTGCTGTCTTTTTCCTTGGCTATGGAGGCGCAAAAGCATGTAAGCTTCCATTTTCTATAGCAGCACCTGCGGCCATGGTTGGTACAAGTAATTTTTTTGAACTTGCCGTAGCTGTTTCGATCTCTTTGTTCGGGTTAAATTCTGGAGCAACACTGGCAACGGTGGTAGGTGTTTTGATAGAAGTTCCTACGATGTTATTATTAGTCAAATTTTCCAACAAAACGAAGCACTGGTTTGATGGGTATGAATATTAA
- a CDS encoding MmcQ/YjbR family DNA-binding protein → MISREEVFEFIKENYNVKPDYPWKIYSNYAALRHNDNKKWFGLVMNITEDKLGLAEDEEIDILNLKVRKEFIGPLRKRGGIYPAYHMDKSNWVSINLNEVNSINHIKDLIAESYELTT, encoded by the coding sequence ATGATCAGTAGAGAGGAAGTTTTTGAATTTATCAAAGAGAATTATAATGTGAAGCCTGATTACCCGTGGAAGATTTACTCAAACTACGCAGCATTGCGACATAACGACAATAAAAAGTGGTTCGGTTTGGTTATGAATATAACAGAAGACAAATTAGGGCTAGCTGAAGATGAAGAAATTGACATATTGAACTTAAAAGTAAGAAAAGAATTTATCGGACCATTGAGAAAAAGGGGCGGAATTTACCCAGCGTATCATATGGATAAATCTAACTGGGTTAGTATTAATTTAAATGAAGTAAATTCTATCAATCATATTAAGGATTTAATTGCTGAAAGTTACGAATTAACAACATAA
- a CDS encoding NAD(P)-dependent oxidoreductase — protein MGEEPYLANVAKLGNNFLLVSMLEALSEAFIFTQKNGIEPQSFLDVISTFFGSPIYDNYGSIMVNEEFEPAGFKMSLGLKDTNLALEAAQEADASLPLAELAKEHFSKGIENGLEDLDWAALIKTIE, from the coding sequence ATGGGGGAAGAACCATACTTAGCAAATGTTGCAAAATTAGGCAATAATTTCTTACTTGTTTCGATGCTAGAAGCATTGTCGGAGGCTTTTATTTTCACACAGAAAAACGGAATTGAACCTCAGTCGTTCCTTGATGTGATTAGCACATTCTTTGGTTCGCCAATTTATGATAATTATGGCTCTATTATGGTAAATGAAGAGTTTGAACCGGCAGGCTTTAAAATGTCTCTAGGTTTAAAGGATACTAATTTAGCATTAGAAGCAGCCCAAGAGGCAGATGCTTCTTTACCACTGGCCGAGCTAGCCAAAGAACATTTTTCCAAAGGAATAGAAAATGGACTAGAAGATTTGGATTGGGCAGCATTAATTAAAACTATTGAATAA
- a CDS encoding type II toxin-antitoxin system death-on-curing family toxin, whose product MSIYYLIVEDISKINAFQITNYSPKEQMGVKDLNALEMTVNQPSQNIFNQELYPSMEEKAAVLMINIVKRHPFFNANKRTAMMAVDSFLQFNGYEIQFELDEGIQLVIDIATYEKDDFENLKAYVSKVIKSRIKR is encoded by the coding sequence ATGAGCATATATTATTTAATAGTGGAAGATATATCTAAAATAAACGCCTTTCAAATTACAAACTATTCTCCCAAAGAGCAAATGGGTGTTAAGGATTTGAACGCTTTGGAAATGACTGTTAATCAGCCCTCACAGAACATATTCAATCAAGAATTATATCCTTCAATGGAAGAAAAGGCTGCTGTTTTAATGATTAATATAGTCAAAAGACATCCATTTTTTAATGCAAATAAAAGAACAGCAATGATGGCAGTCGATTCGTTTTTACAATTTAATGGATATGAAATTCAATTTGAACTAGATGAAGGTATTCAATTAGTTATTGATATAGCTACTTATGAAAAAGATGATTTTGAAAATTTAAAAGCGTATGTATCGAAAGTAATAAAATCGAGAATAAAGAGGTAA
- a CDS encoding SDR family NAD(P)-dependent oxidoreductase → MSNSLEDKVIVITGAASGFGKASAIRAAQEGARALALIDKDDLTETAKEIGSYGTETLSFSHTDVTDEKQIKIAFRAVGDAYQTIDVVYSNAGILGRVSPIEDFAENDWTKTINTNINGGFHVVQAAIPYMKENGGSIIVTASVSGVRQFSQLGFTAYSTSKAAITAFARMAAYELSQYNIRVNSINPGASETNIFDSGSFSEQLDKLTPVHEVPELAIPLGEKKNQADAIANTFAFLASDAAKRITGAQIVVDGGETLLKG, encoded by the coding sequence ATGTCAAATTCACTTGAAGATAAGGTCATTGTTATCACTGGCGCTGCTTCAGGCTTTGGCAAAGCTTCAGCTATTCGTGCCGCTCAAGAAGGCGCTAGAGCACTTGCTTTAATCGATAAAGATGATTTAACAGAAACTGCAAAAGAAATTGGTTCATATGGCACAGAAACACTATCTTTCTCACATACAGATGTTACCGACGAAAAACAAATAAAAATCGCTTTTCGAGCTGTCGGAGACGCCTATCAAACAATAGATGTTGTTTATTCCAATGCCGGCATACTAGGTCGTGTTTCTCCGATCGAAGATTTTGCGGAAAACGATTGGACTAAAACCATTAACACAAATATCAATGGTGGGTTTCATGTCGTACAAGCAGCCATTCCTTATATGAAGGAAAACGGCGGTAGTATTATCGTCACTGCTTCAGTTAGTGGTGTTCGTCAATTTTCCCAATTAGGCTTTACAGCTTATAGTACGTCAAAAGCGGCGATTACTGCATTTGCTAGAATGGCAGCTTATGAGCTTTCGCAATATAATATCCGAGTAAATAGTATTAATCCAGGGGCTTCTGAAACCAATATTTTTGATTCCGGTAGTTTTTCAGAACAATTAGATAAATTAACGCCAGTTCACGAAGTACCTGAGTTAGCCATCCCACTTGGGGAAAAGAAAAATCAAGCAGATGCGATCGCAAATACCTTCGCATTTTTAGCCTCAGATGCAGCAAAGCGTATAACAGGAGCGCAAATTGTGGTTGATGGCGGCGAAACACTATTAAAAGGATAA